From Watersipora subatra chromosome 8, tzWatSuba1.1, whole genome shotgun sequence, a single genomic window includes:
- the LOC137402816 gene encoding uncharacterized protein, whose product MKLRGEPINRLRGEPINSLRGELINRLVGEPIHRLRGEPISRLESEPINRSRGEPKKQTQGEPINRLVGEPINRLRGEPINRLRGEPINRLRGEAINRLKGEPINSFRGEPINRLEGEPINRLRGEPINRLRGETINRLKGEPINRLRGEPINRLRGEPINRLRGEPINRLRGEPINRLRGEPTNRLRCEPINRLRDEPINRLRGEPMNRLRGEMINRLKGEPINRLRGEPINRLRDEPINRFRGEPMNRLRGECLELLLTQPD is encoded by the exons ATGAA actcagaggtgagccgataaacagactcaggggtgagccaataaacagtcTCAgaggtgagctgataaacagactcgtgggtgagccgatacaCAGACTCAGAGGTGAGCCAAtaagcagactcgagagtgagccaataaacagatcCAGAGGTGAGCCAAAAAAACAGACtcagggtgagccgataaacagactcgtgggtgagccgataaacagactcagaggtgagccaataaacagactcagaggtgagccgataaacagactcagagGGGAggcgataaacagactcaagggtgagccgataaacagtttcagag gtgagccgataaacagactcgagggtgagccgataaacagactcagaggtgagccgataaacagactcagagGTGAgacgataaacagactcaagggtgagccgataaacagactcagaggtgagccgataaacagactcagaggtgagccgataaacagactcagaggtgagccgataaacagactcagaggtgagccgataaacagactcagagGTGAGCCGACAAACAGACTCAGatgtgagccgataaacagactcagggatgagccgataaacagactcagggGTGAGCCGATGAACAGACTCAGAGGTGagatgataaacagactcaagggtgagccgataaacagactcagaggtgagccgataaacagactcagggatgagccgataaacagattcAGGGGTGAGCCGATGAACAGACTCagag GTGAATGTCTTGAGTTACTCCTTACACAGCCTGACTAA